A single genomic interval of Microbacterium sp. LWO14-1.2 harbors:
- a CDS encoding NAD-dependent succinate-semialdehyde dehydrogenase: MSTQTEQALLDSIPTGLFIGGEWIDGETGATFDVKDPSTGDVIRTIADATPADGIRALDAAVAAQDEWAATAPRARSEILRTAFDLVQEHKEDLALLMTLEMGKPLAEARGEVVYGGEFLRWFSEEAVRISGRYGINPEGTGHMVVSQRPVGPSFFVTPWNFPFAMATRKIAPALAAGCTVVIKPPALTPLTTIFFTSLLEKAGLPKGVVNVVQTSKSSALSGPIIADPRLRKLSFTGSTEVGRKLIAQAAEGVLRVSMELGGNAPFVVFDDADLDKAVDGALAAKFRNIGQACTAANRFIVHQDVADEFAKRVTERVSAMKIGRGTEEGVAIGPLIDEDAVAKAGELVDDAVGRGATLLAGGKALKGVGTYYEPTVLTDVVPGSAILREEIFGPVLAISTFATEEEAVRLANDTEYGLVSYVFTENLQRGQRMIDGLETGMMGLNVGVVSNAAAPFGGVKQSGVGREGGFEGIHEYLSTKYTLIPVS; this comes from the coding sequence ATGAGCACTCAGACAGAGCAGGCGCTGCTCGACAGCATCCCCACCGGCCTCTTCATCGGCGGCGAGTGGATCGACGGAGAGACCGGCGCGACCTTCGACGTCAAGGACCCCTCGACGGGCGACGTGATCCGCACGATCGCGGACGCGACGCCGGCCGACGGCATCCGCGCTCTCGACGCCGCGGTGGCCGCGCAGGACGAGTGGGCGGCGACCGCGCCGCGCGCCCGCAGCGAGATCCTGCGCACGGCGTTCGACCTCGTGCAGGAGCACAAGGAGGACCTCGCGCTGCTGATGACCCTCGAGATGGGCAAGCCTCTCGCCGAGGCCCGCGGCGAGGTCGTCTACGGAGGTGAGTTCCTGCGCTGGTTCAGCGAGGAGGCGGTGCGCATCAGCGGCCGCTACGGCATCAACCCCGAGGGCACCGGCCACATGGTCGTATCGCAGCGTCCCGTGGGCCCGTCGTTCTTCGTGACGCCGTGGAACTTCCCGTTCGCGATGGCGACCCGCAAGATCGCCCCCGCCCTCGCCGCCGGCTGCACCGTCGTCATCAAGCCGCCGGCTCTCACGCCGCTCACGACCATCTTCTTCACCTCGCTGCTCGAGAAGGCAGGACTCCCGAAGGGCGTCGTCAACGTCGTGCAGACGTCGAAGTCCTCGGCGCTCTCTGGCCCGATCATCGCCGACCCCCGTCTGCGCAAGCTGTCGTTCACCGGCTCGACCGAGGTGGGGCGCAAGCTCATCGCCCAGGCCGCCGAGGGCGTGCTGCGCGTCTCGATGGAGCTCGGCGGCAACGCGCCGTTCGTCGTCTTCGACGACGCCGACCTCGACAAGGCGGTCGACGGGGCCCTCGCCGCGAAGTTCCGCAACATCGGTCAGGCCTGCACGGCCGCCAACCGGTTCATCGTGCACCAGGACGTGGCTGACGAGTTCGCGAAGCGCGTCACCGAGCGCGTCTCCGCGATGAAGATCGGCCGCGGCACGGAAGAGGGCGTCGCGATCGGACCGCTCATCGACGAGGATGCCGTGGCCAAGGCCGGCGAGCTCGTCGACGACGCCGTCGGCCGCGGCGCGACGCTGCTCGCGGGCGGCAAGGCGCTCAAGGGCGTCGGCACGTACTACGAGCCCACCGTGCTCACCGACGTCGTGCCCGGATCGGCGATCCTCCGCGAGGAGATCTTCGGCCCGGTGCTCGCGATCTCCACCTTCGCCACCGAGGAGGAGGCCGTGCGCCTCGCCAACGACACCGAGTACGGACTCGTGTCGTACGTGTTCACCGAGAACCTGCAGCGCGGTCAGCGGATGATCGACGGCCTCGAGACCGGCATGATGGGTCTCAACGTGGGCGTGGTCTCGAATGCGGCAGCTCCCTTCGGCGGCGTCAAGCAGTCGGGTGTCGGCCGCGAGGGCGGCTTCGAGGGCATCCACGAGTACCTGTCCACCAAGTACACCCTGATCCCGGTCTCCTGA